One stretch of Akkermansia massiliensis DNA includes these proteins:
- a CDS encoding pyridoxine 5'-phosphate synthase has protein sequence MLLGVNIDHIATLRQARYATMLDSFNVEPSVLDAAYAAQRGGADSITLHVRGDRRHMQDADALSVRESVALPLNLEMGNTPEMVDFALRLKPDYVCMVPEKREEITTEGGLDAVFHEKELAPTMARMADNGIQVSLFIDPELAQVDAAARLGAPMVELHTGCFANHAGKERTAELARLKRAAELAHSLGIQVNAGHGINYQNLEQLMDGVPYLHELNIGHTIVARALFVGMEQAVREMRQAIDRLS, from the coding sequence ATGTTGCTAGGTGTAAATATAGACCACATCGCCACGCTGAGGCAGGCCCGCTATGCGACCATGCTTGATTCCTTCAACGTGGAGCCGAGCGTTTTGGACGCCGCCTACGCGGCGCAAAGGGGCGGGGCGGATTCCATCACCCTCCACGTCCGGGGGGACCGCCGCCACATGCAGGATGCGGACGCCCTGAGCGTCCGTGAGAGCGTGGCCCTTCCCCTGAACCTGGAAATGGGGAATACCCCGGAGATGGTGGACTTTGCCCTTCGGCTGAAACCGGACTATGTCTGCATGGTTCCGGAAAAGCGTGAGGAAATTACTACGGAAGGCGGCCTGGACGCCGTCTTTCATGAAAAGGAACTGGCCCCCACCATGGCAAGAATGGCTGACAACGGCATTCAGGTGAGCCTGTTCATTGATCCGGAGCTGGCCCAGGTGGACGCCGCCGCCCGTCTGGGAGCGCCCATGGTGGAGCTTCATACCGGATGCTTTGCCAACCACGCCGGGAAGGAACGCACGGCGGAGCTGGCCCGTTTGAAACGCGCCGCGGAGCTGGCCCACTCCCTGGGCATCCAGGTGAATGCAGGCCATGGCATCAACTACCAGAATCTGGAACAGCTGATGGACGGCGTGCCTTACCTGCATGAGCTGAACATAGGCCATACGATCGTAGCCCGCGCCCTCTTTGTGGGGATGGAGCAGGCCGTGAGGGAAATGCGCCAGGCGATCGACCGCCTGAGCTGA